One Brevibacillus choshinensis genomic window carries:
- a CDS encoding DUF1062 domain-containing protein: MFRVSAQRKYLDIWLIYKCSDCDCTWNMTIYSRINPKSIASEILEGFRSNDGELVKKYAMDTGLIQKNGAEAGLPKYKILGPVKAPIHLGLKYLLCYGKY, from the coding sequence TTGTTTCGGGTAAGCGCTCAACGCAAGTATTTAGATATATGGTTAATCTATAAATGTTCGGATTGCGATTGTACATGGAATATGACTATTTACTCCCGTATCAATCCCAAAAGCATTGCCTCTGAAATATTAGAGGGGTTCCGTAGCAATGACGGTGAGCTTGTCAAGAAATATGCTATGGATACGGGGCTGATACAGAAAAACGGAGCTGAAGCTGGCCTGCCAAAGTATAAAATACTAGGGCCCGTTAAAGCCCCTATCCATCTCGGCTTAAAGTATCTGCTTTGTTACGGGAAATATTGA
- a CDS encoding CD3324 family protein, producing the protein MVQEYVDGEFIYIPRKSGNKKEWGSNTSTRIELQQRNMQIYEDYLAGNSQQELSDKYFLSLKSMQRIIREQRNMNEA; encoded by the coding sequence GTGGTTCAAGAGTATGTAGATGGTGAGTTTATCTATATACCTAGAAAATCAGGCAATAAAAAAGAATGGGGCTCAAATACATCTACCCGCATAGAATTACAGCAGCGAAATATGCAGATTTATGAAGATTATTTGGCGGGGAACAGTCAGCAAGAATTATCTGATAAATATTTTTTGTCTTTGAAAAGCATGCAAAGGATAATACGGGAACAAAGAAACATGAATGAAGCATAG
- a CDS encoding EVE domain-containing protein, with the protein MTNNRKHQQSRYWIGVVSASHVKLGVHGGFAQLCHGKSAPLRRMSANDWLIYYSPRTDLSRGEALQAFTAIGLVADDRVYEYPMSESFVPYRRNIRYLPCREVKITDLLDQLTFTRGNRNWGYNFRFGHFEIGFEDFRMIAEAMLGDTDNIQPISKSDHKASRLQSGCIPY; encoded by the coding sequence ATGACGAACAATCGAAAACACCAGCAAAGCCGTTACTGGATTGGAGTTGTATCTGCTTCTCACGTAAAACTGGGGGTGCATGGCGGATTCGCACAGCTCTGCCATGGCAAGTCGGCACCATTGCGGCGGATGTCTGCAAATGATTGGTTGATATACTACTCTCCACGAACGGACTTGTCGAGGGGAGAGGCGCTTCAAGCATTTACCGCCATTGGTCTTGTTGCGGATGACAGAGTCTACGAATATCCGATGTCAGAATCCTTTGTGCCATATCGTCGGAATATCCGCTATCTCCCGTGTCGCGAAGTGAAGATTACCGACCTATTGGACCAGCTTACCTTTACACGTGGGAATCGAAATTGGGGGTACAACTTCCGCTTTGGCCATTTTGAGATCGGGTTCGAGGATTTTCGGATGATTGCTGAAGCAATGCTTGGCGATACGGATAACATTCAACCTATTTCGAAGTCAGATCATAAAGCGAGCCGCCTTCAATCAGGTTGTATTCCGTATTGA
- a CDS encoding MarR family winged helix-turn-helix transcriptional regulator, whose product MTHPMNQEPEKDESFLQDCLYFTTNRLSRAITRMADEAFATTGLTPAYGYLIRLVIGSPGITQKELSEKLSITPSTLTRFVDKLETKQLVERKVHGKTVMVYPTEKGIELGPTLRQASKRLKQNYEEILGKELSDLLTVYLTSSSKLLEK is encoded by the coding sequence ATGACCCACCCAATGAATCAAGAACCTGAAAAAGATGAGTCTTTTCTTCAAGACTGCCTGTACTTTACCACCAACCGTCTGAGTCGGGCGATTACGCGCATGGCCGACGAGGCGTTTGCCACCACAGGATTGACGCCCGCTTACGGATATCTCATTCGTCTTGTGATTGGATCCCCAGGCATTACTCAAAAGGAGCTTTCCGAAAAGCTGTCCATTACTCCTTCGACACTGACCCGTTTCGTCGACAAGCTTGAGACCAAGCAGCTCGTGGAGCGTAAAGTTCACGGAAAGACCGTCATGGTATACCCGACCGAGAAGGGTATAGAGCTGGGACCGACTCTTCGCCAAGCTTCCAAAAGGCTGAAGCAGAACTACGAGGAGATCCTTGGCAAAGAGCTCAGTGATCTGTTGACTGTGTACTTGACGTCATCTAGCAAGCTGCTGGAAAAATAA
- a CDS encoding Lrp/AsnC family transcriptional regulator, with translation MDDLDKQILLVLQEQGRISMTDLGKSVSLSQPAVTERVRRLEEKGIIEHYRAVVAPEKINKPISAFILFYTKGCDRFVEYCREARDVVELHRISGHQYNFLVKLVTESLQTLESAINELGAFGDSTTLIVLSSPIKQDKLIPS, from the coding sequence ATGGACGATCTGGACAAACAAATTTTGCTCGTGCTGCAGGAGCAAGGTCGCATCTCGATGACGGATTTAGGCAAAAGCGTCTCATTGTCACAACCTGCGGTCACGGAGCGGGTGCGTCGCTTGGAAGAGAAGGGCATCATCGAGCACTATCGCGCCGTCGTCGCCCCTGAGAAAATCAACAAGCCGATCTCCGCCTTCATCCTGTTTTATACAAAAGGATGCGACCGATTCGTGGAGTATTGTCGGGAGGCGCGGGATGTGGTCGAGCTGCATCGCATCAGCGGACATCAGTATAATTTTCTCGTTAAGCTCGTCACCGAATCGCTACAAACGCTGGAGAGTGCGATCAATGAGCTGGGCGCGTTCGGCGACTCCACTACGCTAATTGTGTTGTCCTCGCCAATCAAACAGGATAAGCTGATTCCTTCATGA
- a CDS encoding MFS transporter: MALLVKNRGALLILMLNLFLVFTGIGLVIPIMPKFMESLGITGGIIGLLVAAFSLTQLLFSPLAGRLSDSFGRKRMIVIGMLVFALSEWLFGLASSSWLLFISRLLGGISAAMIMPAVMAYAADVTTTEERATGMGYITAAITTGFIIGPGIGGYIAEFGIRVPFYSAAVAGVIAGCITLVILQESLPAKEDEAESSSPEKQQGSLLMQLRFAYREPYFLSLIIVFVMTFGLANFETVFGLFVDHKFGFEPKDIAFIITFGSIAGAVVQLTAFSWILNRFGEDRVISVCLLFAGVFILLTLFVHTFWMIFAVTFIIFLAIDILRPAISTQLSMVARDQQGYVAGLNSAFTSLGNIIGPIVAGYLFDLDIDYPYTIACIILIVCFVLTLREKKSRLQKGTS; this comes from the coding sequence ATGGCGCTACTCGTAAAAAATCGGGGAGCATTGCTGATCCTTATGCTCAATCTGTTTCTTGTTTTTACGGGGATCGGCCTGGTCATACCGATTATGCCGAAGTTTATGGAGAGTTTGGGAATTACCGGGGGGATCATCGGCCTGTTGGTCGCGGCCTTTTCGCTGACGCAGCTGCTCTTTTCGCCCTTGGCCGGCAGATTGTCTGATTCATTCGGACGAAAAAGGATGATTGTCATCGGGATGCTCGTGTTTGCCCTCTCAGAATGGCTGTTCGGGCTAGCCAGCTCCTCCTGGTTGCTTTTTATTTCCAGGTTGCTGGGGGGCATCAGTGCCGCGATGATCATGCCAGCTGTCATGGCTTATGCTGCGGATGTCACAACGACAGAAGAACGCGCAACCGGGATGGGGTATATTACCGCAGCCATTACGACAGGTTTTATCATTGGGCCAGGCATTGGCGGCTATATTGCTGAATTTGGGATCCGGGTGCCCTTTTATAGCGCCGCTGTTGCGGGAGTGATCGCTGGATGCATCACATTGGTGATCCTGCAGGAATCTCTCCCTGCAAAAGAAGATGAAGCGGAATCTTCATCTCCAGAAAAGCAACAGGGCAGCCTCCTTATGCAATTGAGGTTTGCCTACCGGGAGCCCTATTTTTTAAGCTTGATCATCGTTTTTGTCATGACTTTCGGGCTGGCGAATTTTGAAACGGTGTTTGGATTGTTTGTCGATCATAAATTCGGGTTTGAGCCGAAAGATATTGCCTTTATCATTACATTCGGTTCCATAGCCGGCGCTGTGGTCCAGCTTACAGCCTTTAGCTGGATATTGAATCGTTTTGGCGAGGATCGTGTCATTTCGGTCTGCCTTCTCTTTGCTGGGGTTTTTATTCTGTTGACGCTTTTCGTCCACACATTCTGGATGATTTTTGCCGTTACGTTCATCATATTTCTGGCGATCGACATATTGCGTCCCGCCATCAGTACGCAGCTTTCAATGGTGGCCCGGGATCAACAAGGCTATGTCGCCGGTCTCAACTCAGCCTTTACCAGTCTCGGCAATATTATCGGGCCTATCGTAGCGGGATATTTGTTCGATCTGGATATTGATTATCCGTATACGATTGCATGTATCATCTTGATCGTTTGTTTCGTTTTAACTCTCAGAGAGAAAAAAAGCAGACTGCAAAAAGGGACTTCCTGA
- a CDS encoding PEP/pyruvate-binding domain-containing protein codes for MYTVSLQSAGQEDILRVGTKAFHLGQLVKENFRVPQGFIITSNALARFMIENHLEEKMWEATVPAEIEHDIASAYERLKVETNESDLSVAVRSSSAAEDLDGASFAGQYESILNVKDFPHLMESVKMCWSSLFSDRVKQYAQQKKIAAEKFPMAVLIQRCIEADVSGVVFSMNPVTENKEEIVINASYGLGEAIVSGMVTPDSFLVSKQLAYIHRDLGGKEMKLVYGQKGVKEVETTSEEQKCFCLKDEQLLSLVSETKKMEAFYQHPVDIEFAIKADHIYILQVRPVTTRGGQD; via the coding sequence TTGTACACGGTATCCCTACAATCGGCAGGTCAGGAAGACATCCTTCGAGTGGGTACAAAAGCATTCCATTTAGGGCAATTGGTGAAAGAAAACTTCCGAGTACCACAAGGATTTATCATTACTTCCAATGCACTTGCTCGCTTCATGATAGAGAATCATTTAGAGGAAAAAATGTGGGAGGCGACTGTACCGGCAGAGATTGAGCACGACATTGCAAGCGCCTATGAGCGACTGAAAGTGGAAACGAACGAATCAGATCTTTCTGTTGCCGTTCGTTCTTCTTCTGCAGCAGAGGACTTGGATGGAGCCTCTTTTGCAGGCCAATACGAAAGCATTCTCAACGTGAAAGATTTCCCTCATCTCATGGAGAGCGTGAAAATGTGTTGGAGCTCCTTGTTTTCAGACAGGGTTAAGCAATACGCCCAGCAAAAAAAGATTGCTGCTGAGAAATTTCCGATGGCGGTCTTGATTCAACGGTGCATCGAAGCGGATGTCTCAGGTGTCGTTTTCAGTATGAATCCGGTAACCGAAAACAAGGAAGAGATCGTGATTAACGCGAGCTATGGCCTGGGAGAAGCTATTGTTTCCGGCATGGTTACGCCAGATAGCTTTCTTGTCAGCAAACAGCTTGCTTATATTCACAGAGATCTGGGCGGGAAAGAAATGAAACTGGTTTATGGGCAAAAGGGCGTAAAAGAAGTAGAGACAACTAGTGAAGAGCAAAAGTGCTTTTGTCTCAAAGATGAGCAACTATTGTCACTGGTAAGTGAAACGAAAAAAATGGAAGCATTCTACCAGCATCCCGTCGATATCGAATTTGCGATCAAGGCTGACCACATCTACATCCTGCAAGTGAGACCTGTTACCACAAGAGGAGGCCAGGATTGA
- a CDS encoding MFS transporter → MDSLNAQNGFKPKSRMYYGWIIVLLTFVTLLVSAGIRSLPSILLVPFQDEFGWSRGSISSVLSMGIFLYGLVGPFSAALLLRFGVRKVVVLSLAVLALSLAATPFMTALWQFELLWGLVSGLATGMMANVLGVTVSNLWFVKSKGLVVGMLTASAATGQLIFLPLMAKLTTDLGWRYAIATTVVVLILVLAAVAIWMRNHPSDVGAAPYGTEEVVPPTPFTGNIFLAPLQILRYAMENSTFWLLSGTFFFCGFSTNGLIGTHLIAACGDFGLPEVTAAGLLALMGLFDLVGTTISGWLSDRFDNRWLLFWYYGLRGLSLLFLPYALDSTPTMLIIFSVFYGLDWIATVPPTAKLSSQVFGKEKSGMIFGWIVVAHQVGASAAAYGAGVMRDWLGTYSEAFMIVGFVCFFASLMAVKIKKHVDAKTNSAIQA, encoded by the coding sequence ATGGATTCTCTGAATGCGCAAAATGGCTTCAAGCCCAAATCCCGCATGTACTACGGCTGGATCATTGTCCTGCTGACCTTTGTCACTCTTTTGGTATCCGCAGGGATCCGATCGTTGCCTAGTATTTTGCTGGTCCCTTTTCAGGATGAGTTTGGATGGAGCCGGGGAAGCATCTCCAGCGTTCTCTCCATGGGGATCTTTCTGTACGGCCTGGTCGGGCCTTTCTCCGCTGCTTTGCTCTTGCGCTTCGGCGTCCGCAAAGTCGTCGTCCTGTCTCTCGCCGTGCTAGCCCTCAGTTTGGCCGCTACTCCTTTTATGACCGCACTGTGGCAATTTGAGCTTCTTTGGGGTCTTGTCTCCGGTCTTGCTACTGGGATGATGGCCAACGTTTTGGGTGTGACCGTAAGTAATCTGTGGTTTGTCAAAAGCAAAGGGCTCGTCGTAGGCATGTTGACTGCCAGTGCCGCTACCGGTCAATTGATCTTTCTGCCTTTGATGGCGAAGCTGACAACGGACTTGGGCTGGAGATACGCGATTGCAACGACTGTCGTTGTCCTGATCCTCGTCTTGGCAGCAGTCGCGATCTGGATGCGAAACCACCCATCAGACGTAGGCGCTGCTCCTTATGGAACCGAGGAAGTCGTGCCGCCTACACCATTTACCGGCAACATCTTTTTGGCCCCCCTGCAAATTCTGCGTTATGCCATGGAAAATTCTACCTTCTGGTTGCTCTCGGGGACCTTCTTCTTCTGCGGTTTTTCCACGAATGGCCTTATCGGTACTCATCTTATCGCCGCCTGTGGAGATTTTGGTCTACCGGAAGTGACGGCCGCTGGCTTGCTCGCCTTGATGGGATTGTTCGATCTTGTCGGCACGACGATCTCCGGCTGGCTGTCGGATCGCTTTGACAACCGCTGGCTCCTGTTCTGGTACTACGGACTGCGCGGCTTGTCCTTGCTGTTCTTGCCGTATGCCCTGGATTCCACGCCGACGATGCTCATCATCTTCTCCGTATTCTACGGCTTGGACTGGATCGCGACTGTACCGCCGACTGCCAAGCTGTCCAGTCAAGTGTTTGGCAAAGAGAAGTCAGGAATGATCTTTGGCTGGATCGTCGTTGCCCACCAGGTAGGGGCTTCCGCCGCGGCTTATGGGGCAGGCGTCATGCGCGACTGGCTCGGCACGTACTCCGAAGCCTTCATGATCGTGGGCTTTGTCTGTTTCTTCGCTTCACTCATGGCGGTCAAAATCAAAAAGCATGTGGATGCAAAAACGAATTCCGCCATTCAAGCATAA
- a CDS encoding GNAT family N-acetyltransferase — translation MKHLETQRLLLRPIELNDAPSLFTFWSDPNVSKHMNIETFSEVTQAEQMILLLQKLSVEQKACRWTILLKHTSQVIGSCGFNYFDFENERTEIGYDLGYPFWGNGYIPEALQSLISFGFHELGLNRIEAKVEPENINSLKVLKKLHFVEEGTLRQYEKSKGQLVDLIMFSVLRNDWIEHTNA, via the coding sequence ATGAAACATTTAGAAACCCAAAGATTATTACTTAGACCAATCGAACTCAATGATGCGCCTTCGTTATTTACCTTTTGGTCCGACCCTAATGTTTCAAAACATATGAACATTGAAACGTTTTCAGAGGTTACGCAGGCTGAACAAATGATTTTACTTCTTCAAAAACTTAGCGTTGAACAAAAAGCATGCCGTTGGACAATTCTTCTAAAGCATACCAGTCAAGTTATAGGCTCGTGTGGTTTCAATTATTTTGATTTCGAAAATGAAAGAACGGAAATTGGTTACGACCTTGGTTACCCCTTTTGGGGAAATGGTTATATTCCTGAAGCCTTACAATCATTAATTTCTTTTGGCTTTCATGAGCTAGGCTTAAATAGAATCGAAGCAAAGGTTGAGCCTGAAAACATAAACTCACTAAAGGTCTTAAAAAAATTACATTTTGTCGAAGAAGGCACACTGCGACAATATGAGAAATCAAAGGGTCAGTTAGTTGACTTGATCATGTTTTCTGTATTACGGAATGATTGGATTGAACATACCAACGCATAG
- a CDS encoding PEP-utilizing enzyme produces MTPLTEFQREIILNEEDKQNYFWVQDDVHLAHAVSPLFASFQIPAMTKGTKTAFENLKMPLRQFMMKLADGRLYQATLPHEGDMPSRIREHQELVGTLFPIQKQRLMDSVEHIFSPFYRQLDAYRSQTATLAEAKQRVEELFAFYEKAWQLHFEIVMPRSGHSMALEEMYARLTNESDATAVYECLSGVMNKTLETDRELWKLAVQVKQSAVLEGIFTGFPTEEIVSQLGKQEEGRAFLTDLQAFLEVYGYRSPNSHEFLDETWIENPNQVLYMVSAYLQKEYDFEKEYAQIVQKREEKLLETLAKMPEGEGKQAFIQLHQWALDAWGLDEDHHFYIDAMLPAKSRLFLLRVGEMLVEANAVEAPNDIFFLYYDELLDVLSKPTLVSQTIERRKQEHEENKQKNVPPVYGTPPEQVPDDPILERVFGIKTPDVNEQEKHFSGYAASQGQYTGVVKVVRGPEDFSKIQAGDVLVCKTTTPPWTVLFSVVGAVVTDAGGILSHAGTVAREYRVPSVVGTKVATSVLRDGDIVTVDGTSGVVHFGKQ; encoded by the coding sequence ATGACGCCACTGACAGAATTTCAAAGAGAGATCATTCTGAATGAAGAAGACAAACAGAACTATTTTTGGGTACAGGATGATGTTCATTTGGCCCATGCCGTAAGCCCGTTGTTTGCGTCGTTTCAAATTCCGGCGATGACAAAAGGAACGAAAACGGCCTTTGAAAATCTCAAAATGCCACTCCGTCAATTCATGATGAAATTGGCGGATGGTCGCCTTTATCAAGCAACACTTCCTCATGAGGGAGATATGCCCTCACGGATTCGAGAGCATCAAGAGCTGGTAGGTACCTTGTTTCCCATTCAAAAGCAAAGGCTGATGGATTCCGTGGAACATATATTCTCCCCATTTTATCGCCAATTGGATGCATATCGCAGCCAAACGGCTACATTAGCTGAAGCCAAACAAAGAGTTGAGGAACTATTTGCGTTCTACGAGAAAGCATGGCAGCTGCATTTTGAAATTGTGATGCCAAGAAGCGGACATTCGATGGCGCTGGAGGAGATGTACGCTCGACTAACCAACGAGTCGGATGCAACGGCCGTTTATGAATGTCTGTCAGGTGTGATGAACAAGACGCTGGAGACAGATCGGGAGCTATGGAAACTGGCTGTGCAGGTGAAACAGTCTGCGGTACTAGAAGGGATATTCACAGGATTTCCCACTGAGGAAATCGTATCACAGCTCGGTAAACAAGAAGAAGGCAGAGCTTTTTTAACAGACCTGCAGGCATTTCTCGAGGTGTACGGGTACCGTTCCCCAAACTCCCATGAATTCCTGGATGAAACCTGGATCGAAAATCCCAATCAGGTTCTATACATGGTCAGCGCCTACTTGCAGAAAGAGTATGATTTTGAAAAGGAATATGCGCAAATCGTTCAAAAGCGCGAGGAGAAGTTACTTGAGACGTTAGCCAAAATGCCAGAGGGAGAAGGAAAGCAGGCGTTTATCCAATTGCATCAATGGGCGCTGGATGCCTGGGGGCTGGATGAGGACCACCACTTCTATATTGACGCGATGCTCCCCGCGAAATCTAGGCTCTTCTTGTTACGGGTGGGGGAGATGCTTGTGGAAGCGAATGCAGTGGAAGCTCCTAATGATATCTTCTTTCTGTACTATGATGAGTTGCTCGACGTATTGTCAAAACCCACTTTGGTATCTCAAACAATAGAGCGGCGAAAACAGGAGCATGAGGAGAACAAACAGAAAAACGTGCCACCCGTTTATGGAACACCACCAGAACAAGTTCCAGACGATCCCATTTTGGAGCGCGTGTTTGGAATAAAGACACCAGACGTGAATGAGCAGGAGAAACATTTTTCCGGCTATGCGGCTTCACAGGGGCAGTACACGGGAGTTGTAAAGGTAGTGCGAGGACCTGAGGATTTTTCCAAAATCCAGGCAGGAGATGTACTGGTTTGTAAAACAACGACCCCGCCATGGACGGTTCTGTTTTCAGTCGTGGGAGCGGTCGTGACCGATGCGGGCGGGATCTTATCTCATGCAGGAACCGTTGCCAGAGAGTACCGTGTGCCTTCTGTAGTGGGGACGAAAGTAGCGACGAGCGTTCTTAGGGATGGAGATATCGTCACGGTAGATGGTACCAGCGGAGTGGTTCACTTTGGAAAACAATAG
- a CDS encoding alkene reductase: MNSELLQPTRIGSWHLRTRIVMAPMTRGFAHDATGTVGEEVVSYYQRRAHDGIGLIITEGITPSPRGKGTFGVPGLYMKEHANAWRKVTEAVHEEGGTIVAQLWHVGRLTHPDLTGGLAPLAPSALQAEGLVHRLRKPYAMPEAMTIGEIREVVHQYRQAAMHAVDAGFDGIEIHGAHGYLIDQFASEITNRRTDCYGNERAGRLLLMKEILATVGEVVGMERLILRFSELKDDLPDYRWLDPEVEIEAYLGAFREVGLRILHPSTNTFLQPISGGLTLHEHVRDRWDGTLIGVGGLSTSSATDAIRSGVIDLAAFGRPLLANPDFVQRLRAGMPLVPYEPAIHLKHLL, from the coding sequence ATGAATTCCGAGTTGCTCCAGCCTACACGTATCGGCTCTTGGCACCTTCGCACGCGAATCGTGATGGCGCCCATGACCCGTGGATTCGCTCACGATGCCACTGGGACGGTCGGTGAGGAGGTCGTGTCTTACTATCAGCGGCGGGCTCATGACGGAATCGGTCTCATTATCACGGAGGGCATTACGCCATCGCCCCGAGGAAAAGGAACCTTTGGTGTTCCCGGCTTGTATATGAAGGAACATGCAAACGCATGGCGTAAAGTGACGGAAGCGGTGCATGAGGAGGGTGGCACAATCGTAGCGCAGCTTTGGCATGTCGGCAGACTGACCCATCCGGATTTAACCGGCGGCCTTGCGCCTCTGGCCCCTTCAGCCCTCCAGGCAGAAGGACTCGTACATCGGTTACGTAAACCTTACGCGATGCCTGAGGCCATGACCATTGGCGAGATCCGGGAAGTTGTCCACCAGTATAGGCAGGCAGCGATGCACGCGGTAGACGCGGGTTTCGACGGCATCGAGATTCATGGCGCTCATGGCTACTTAATTGATCAGTTCGCATCGGAGATAACGAACCGCCGAACCGACTGCTATGGTAACGAAAGAGCCGGACGCCTTCTGCTCATGAAAGAAATCCTTGCCACCGTAGGGGAAGTGGTAGGGATGGAACGTCTCATCCTTCGCTTTTCCGAACTGAAGGACGATCTGCCCGACTACCGGTGGTTGGATCCCGAAGTGGAAATCGAGGCATACCTCGGCGCGTTTCGCGAGGTTGGCCTTCGCATTCTCCATCCGTCTACGAATACGTTCCTCCAGCCGATATCGGGAGGACTTACGCTGCACGAGCACGTTCGCGATCGCTGGGATGGCACCTTGATCGGTGTCGGTGGCCTGAGCACCAGTTCCGCCACGGATGCAATCCGCTCAGGGGTTATCGATCTGGCCGCATTTGGCCGACCGCTGCTGGCCAACCCGGATTTCGTACAGCGGCTTAGGGCCGGGATGCCACTTGTCCCTTATGAGCCGGCAATCCATCTGAAGCATCTTCTGTAA
- a CDS encoding MFS transporter, with translation MENNRHGLVLLTILTGTFLVPVNSTMIAVGLPSIVESLHSSLTHASWIITVYLIVMTVLQPIAGKLGDIYGNREMFLLGMLLFLLSSIACLFTMNLLWLIIFRAVQAVGGALAAPNASAIIRYVTPREKMGKTFGLFGFSMGIGAALGPLMGSILISLWGWTSIFWINVPFALISLCASFFLLPAIKKEKTATLDIYGSVLLGVSLITLILLVTHNEYRTIWTLGLLCMLILLFIRQEKKCEEPLIQFQLFKNRMFTSANFSILFSNAIMYSTILVMPILLQNEFHFSVETIGVLLFAFSLSMSLFSWVGGYLTDQVGKKMTVLLSFLFSAVAVGIYVGFYSNHSLVTIVIGLVIGGLGAGIGSASMQTASLQAVSKEMSGVASGIFSTFRYVGGMIASVLVSLLMDYHLLFYTLFFFALLGIPVVWGLREPSIKESSG, from the coding sequence TTGGAAAACAATAGGCACGGACTCGTGCTGCTCACCATATTGACAGGGACTTTTTTGGTCCCTGTCAATTCAACCATGATTGCTGTTGGTTTGCCTAGCATCGTTGAATCCTTGCATAGCAGCCTGACTCATGCCTCTTGGATCATTACCGTTTATTTGATCGTAATGACCGTGCTTCAGCCGATTGCCGGAAAACTGGGGGATATTTATGGCAATCGGGAGATGTTTCTTTTAGGCATGCTGCTTTTTCTACTTTCCTCCATCGCATGTCTGTTTACGATGAATTTGCTTTGGTTGATCATTTTTCGAGCCGTTCAGGCTGTCGGTGGCGCATTGGCTGCTCCGAATGCCAGCGCCATCATCAGGTATGTGACCCCCAGAGAGAAAATGGGCAAGACCTTTGGATTGTTTGGTTTCTCCATGGGCATTGGCGCCGCGCTTGGCCCATTAATGGGCTCGATCTTAATCAGCTTATGGGGCTGGACGTCCATCTTCTGGATCAATGTCCCCTTTGCTTTGATATCGTTATGTGCATCGTTTTTTCTTTTGCCAGCCATCAAAAAGGAAAAGACTGCAACGCTGGATATCTATGGATCGGTCCTTCTAGGTGTCAGTCTCATAACGCTCATTCTGTTAGTGACGCATAACGAATATAGGACGATTTGGACATTGGGACTCCTGTGCATGCTCATTCTTCTGTTCATCCGTCAGGAAAAGAAATGTGAGGAACCGCTCATTCAATTTCAATTATTCAAAAACCGCATGTTTACCAGTGCTAATTTTTCTATTCTGTTTAGCAATGCCATCATGTATAGTACCATCCTGGTGATGCCTATTCTTTTGCAGAATGAATTCCACTTCTCCGTGGAAACGATTGGCGTTCTGCTCTTTGCATTTTCGCTGTCGATGTCTCTGTTTTCATGGGTTGGCGGGTACCTGACAGATCAAGTTGGAAAGAAAATGACAGTTCTGCTTTCCTTTCTTTTCTCCGCCGTAGCAGTGGGGATATACGTAGGATTCTATTCCAACCATTCACTCGTTACGATCGTAATTGGCCTGGTCATCGGAGGACTAGGGGCAGGAATAGGTTCAGCATCTATGCAAACGGCTTCGCTGCAAGCTGTTTCAAAGGAGATGTCAGGGGTTGCCTCCGGTATCTTTTCCACATTCCGTTATGTGGGAGGTATGATCGCTTCCGTTTTAGTAAGTTTGCTAATGGATTACCATCTCCTGTTCTATACCCTTTTTTTCTTCGCATTATTAGGCATTCCCGTAGTATGGGGATTACGTGAGCCATCCATAAAAGAGAGCAGCGGATGA
- a CDS encoding TetR/AcrR family transcriptional regulator: MNKKKQQTEHTKKKIADAARALFVQKGYKATSIEEIVKATGCSAGNIYYHFKSKEGLFLHLIEDWNREWEETWLTKEKLYPTTIDKLYGMAEHLALDQLNHPLTKAVDEFFNNAEKATDVVERINEMVKGYLDFNQQLLQKGVENGEFESTNVAGLAVILDSLMAGLCQHTQRMNREEALAAYRLAMDVFLHGIVKNPR; encoded by the coding sequence GTGAACAAAAAGAAACAGCAAACCGAGCATACGAAAAAGAAGATCGCTGATGCTGCCAGAGCTTTATTTGTACAAAAAGGCTACAAAGCCACATCCATCGAAGAAATTGTGAAAGCGACTGGATGCAGCGCGGGCAACATCTATTATCATTTCAAAAGCAAGGAAGGGCTATTTTTACATCTGATTGAAGATTGGAACCGGGAATGGGAAGAAACATGGTTGACCAAAGAAAAGCTATACCCGACAACGATCGATAAATTGTACGGCATGGCCGAGCATCTGGCTCTTGATCAATTGAATCATCCGCTAACCAAAGCGGTGGATGAGTTTTTCAATAACGCAGAGAAAGCTACGGATGTAGTGGAGCGGATCAATGAAATGGTGAAAGGCTATCTTGACTTTAATCAGCAGCTGCTGCAAAAAGGGGTCGAAAACGGCGAATTTGAAAGCACGAATGTTGCCGGACTCGCCGTGATCTTGGACAGCTTGATGGCTGGATTATGTCAGCATACCCAAAGAATGAATCGGGAGGAAGCGCTGGCGGCTTACCGGTTGGCTATGGATGTGTTTTTGCACGGAATTGTCAAAAACCCTAGGTAG